The region AAAGTGTTCTATCAAAAATAAAACCTATAAGAAGTGGACCTGTTGCAGCAAGTAAATATCCTGCTGATTGTGACATACCCGAAAGCTCAGCAGCTTTTTTTGCATTTGGGGAACGAAGAGAAATGAATGCAATAGAGATACTTATGCTTCCTCCCATACCAAGACCTACAAATATTAAAGAAACAATAATTGATATTTTTGAATCCGATACTAATAGTAAGCTCATTCCAACTAGATAGATTAACGATGAAATAGTTGTTATCACCTTCTGATCCTTAAATCTATCAGCTATTATTGGCATTAGAAGTGTAGCTGGTAATCCTACCAATTGAAATAAAAGTGCCATCATGCCAGAAAATTCTGCACTCATTCCTTTTGATGTGATAATAGATGGTAACCATGCAACAAGACAATAAAACAATAAAGATTGTGTTCCCATAAATAATGTTACCCACCAAGCAAGAGGAGATTTCCATATTGATTTACCTTTTGAATCTTTTATCATTGTCTCTTTGCTCATAGAACCCTTTGATTTCTTAAGTTGTGGAAACCAAATAAAAACAGTTATTAAAGTCAATACAGTCCATACTGCTAAAGCATTTCTCCAACCGAAATCTAAACCAACTGCCAATGGTACACTTACACCTGAACCGACTGCTGCAAATATACACATACTTGTGGTATAGATACTTGTTACTATACCAACATTCTTTGAAAATCTAAGTTTAATAATACTTGGAATTAAAACATTGCCTATTGCAATTCCTATACCAATAAGAGTAGTTCCTGCAAACAATCCGAAGGAATTAGTATATGAACGAATAATTTCACCTACAATCATAAAAACCAATCCACTAAGCATAGTTAATCCATATCCTAACTTCGAACTAATCTGTGAAACAAACGGCGAAACCACTGCAAAAGCAATAAGAGGTAAGGTAGTAATAAAACCTGCCATACCACTAGATAAATTGTATTCATTTTTTATTAAATCAATAATAGAACCAACTGCTGTGATAGGTGCTCGTAAATTAAATGAAATAAAAACAATTGATAAGATGATAAATATTTTTGTTGCTTTCTTCATGTATACCCTGCTTTCTGTGTAATTAAATGTCTAATATTTTGACAATAGTGTCTTCTGCTTTTTCAACATTTTTCTCATAAATTGCATTGAAAAGTTCTGTATGTAATTGATCTATCTTATCTCCTTCCATATTATTAATCTCAACTTTTTGTTGTATAGAGTTACTGATAAATTTAGATACATATTTGTAAAGATCATAGAAAATGGTATTGTGAGAAGCTTTTGCAATAGCTATATGAAAAGCTATATCAACATCAGTATTTTCTTTTGCCGTTAATTTAATCTGATTTCTTCTCTCTAAAGCTTTTTTAATATGCTTAATATCAGATTCCGTACGTCTTGTAGTTGCAAGTTTCACGATATCTTTTTCAAGACATAGTCTAACCTCATACACTTCATTCATATCTGAGTCACTTAATCTTTTTAATATATTTGCTTCAAAACGTCCTGATACCAATATATAAGTACCATCACCTTGACGTGCTTCTAATACACCTGCATGAATAAGAGACTGAACTGCTTCTCGTATAGTATTTCTACTCACTCCAAACTCTTTCGCAAGTTCTGGCTCAGATGGAATTTTACTACCTAGTTTCAAACTACCATCTTTAATAGCTTTTTCGATTTCACTAGCAATTTGCTTTGGTAATGATAATCTAATTGGTTTTTTTATATCCATATATGTAAACCTCCAATCATTGGACAACTTAAGTATATATCTTTTTATCTTACCAGTCAACTAATTTCATTAAAACCTCGTTCAATATTTAATTAATAATACCTTGAAAATCAAAAAATATGGCATATAATGTTACTTATTATATGCCATACTCTTTACTCTTTTATCAAAAGCTTTATTTAGAATCTTTTTTATATACTGGTCTATTTTATTTTACTATATATTTCCTTTATCTTATCTTTTAGATATGCATGGTCTCTCTTCGCACCATTGTTTTTATTCTCCATATAATTAATTACTTCTATTACTATATCTGCAATATCATGTTCTTTAATTATACTTTTAACAGAATCTTTCGAACTAGCTTTTAGACTTATATCATATCTATACTTAATCATATCATTAAATAGATTATATAATTCGTTTTCATCATTGGTATTTTTAAGTCGTTTATATATATTATGTAAATTCTTGTCTTGTTTCTTGGAATGAGCTCTCATACATAACAATAAAACAACTAATCCAACCAAAATAATTAATACAATTAAGCCTATGAGCAAATTATTCTTATTCAATCTTAATGTGATATAACCAGTATCTTGTGTATTATAATTAACTTGATCAATTGTTACCTTTTCTATAGCAGCAGGTTCATTATTTGTGGATTTATCCTTTTTATCAACAGGAACTTCACCTGTAACCTTAATAGTTGTTCCAGGTATCTCTGCATTTTTATACGTTTCTGTTTCCGTATCGAAATATGAAATATTAATTGGTTTTATTTCCAAATCACCATTTTTTTCTGGAACTAATATAATCTCAAATTTTTTCTCAGCATTATATTTATTATTTACTACACTTTCTTTTGTATCTTTCACTGTTTCATACACTGAAAACCCAGGTAATTCATCTTTTATTATTTTATTAAGTAGTTCTAGATTGCAATTACCAGATGCAGTGACATTAAGCGTCAATGAATCTCCATATTCAACTTGGTTCTTGCTAT is a window of Vallitalea longa DNA encoding:
- a CDS encoding CynX/NimT family MFS transporter, with protein sequence MKKATKIFIILSIVFISFNLRAPITAVGSIIDLIKNEYNLSSGMAGFITTLPLIAFAVVSPFVSQISSKLGYGLTMLSGLVFMIVGEIIRSYTNSFGLFAGTTLIGIGIAIGNVLIPSIIKLRFSKNVGIVTSIYTTSMCIFAAVGSGVSVPLAVGLDFGWRNALAVWTVLTLITVFIWFPQLKKSKGSMSKETMIKDSKGKSIWKSPLAWWVTLFMGTQSLLFYCLVAWLPSIITSKGMSAEFSGMMALLFQLVGLPATLLMPIIADRFKDQKVITTISSLIYLVGMSLLLVSDSKISIIVSLIFVGLGMGGSISISIAFISLRSPNAKKAAELSGMSQSAGYLLAATGPLLIGFIFDRTLSFTVPIILLIVCIILLICFGLKASKNEVVEI
- a CDS encoding FadR/GntR family transcriptional regulator, translated to MTGKIKRYILKLSNDWRFTYMDIKKPIRLSLPKQIASEIEKAIKDGSLKLGSKIPSEPELAKEFGVSRNTIREAVQSLIHAGVLEARQGDGTYILVSGRFEANILKRLSDSDMNEVYEVRLCLEKDIVKLATTRRTESDIKHIKKALERRNQIKLTAKENTDVDIAFHIAIAKASHNTIFYDLYKYVSKFISNSIQQKVEINNMEGDKIDQLHTELFNAIYEKNVEKAEDTIVKILDI